ACCAAGAACAAAAGATGAGTCAGACTCTCATACTTTTCGAGATTTTGCGCCATTTCGATCGTGCCGGCGAAAGCCTTCGCCCGGAACGGACTCCGCAGAATGAGCAGATGATCGTCCCCGTGCCACTGGCTTGTCATTTCCGGTTCCGCCGCCTGCTGCGGCTTTACCCAATCCGCGGGCAGCCGGTTGCTGACGGTCAGCTCCGGGACGCCTGCGTCATTCAGGATCCGGATCATTTGATGGCTGTCGTTCATTTTGCCCAAAAAGCCGCGGCTTTGCGCAAGTCCGGGCGCACCGGGATCCGCATAAAACCCTTGAATTTCTTCCAGTTCCTTCTGCAGCTGCCGTTTTTCCTGGCCGAGCGCCCAGCGGTCGATGACAAGATACTGCACGCCGTTATAAACGACGATCAGGAATAGGATCAGCACGGACGACCAGGCGGCAAGCCTCCATTTGAGCGGCAAAGCGTTCAAGGGCTTCAGCAGGTTTGTCATCGCATCACGTACCCGATTCCGCGGATCGTCTGAATGTAGCCGTCTTCCGGGCAGCCGCTCAGCTTATTTCGCAAATAACGGACGTAAACGTCGACGACGTTCGTCTCCACGTCCGCGTCGATGCCCCAGACGCTGTCGATCAGTGCGTCCCTTGTCAAGATCCGGTTCACATTATGCATAAAAACGGACAGTAGATCGAACTCCCGCTTCGTCAGCGCGATGCCCACCCCGTTTCGGGTCACCGACCGCGAGACCGGGTTTAGCCGCAGATCGCGGAACGCAAGCGGCTGATCGCCGCCGCACCTCGTCCTGCGCAAAATGGCGCGCATACGGGCGAACAGCTCCTCGATAGCGAACGGCTTGGGCAAATAATCGTCTGCGCCGTAGTCGAGCCCGTTCACCCGGTCGGATACGCTGTCGCGGGCCGTCAGCAGCATAACCGGACTGCCGCTTTTCCCGCGAATGCGCCGGCAAACCTCAAATCCGTCGATGCCGGGCAGCATGACGTCCAGCAGGATCAAATCCCAGTCCGACTCCAGCGCCAGCCGCAATCCTGCGGGCCCGTCCGACGCAGCCTGCACCGCATAGCCCTCATGGACAAGCTCGAGCTCGACGAAACGGGCAAAATTCGGCTCGTCTTCTATCAACAGGATTTTGTACATCAAGACCCTCCGTCAACGTTGAATGATTTCCATCCTGTCTTGCCCATTATAAGGCACGAAGCTGAAAAAGGTCTGTGAAACCGGCTGATCATGCGGAAAAAGGAAAAGAGACTTCGTTCGCATTCGTTTCGAACGAAGTCCCCATTCATTCATCGTACTTTGGCAGCATACAGCCGGGCGAGCCGGGCGGCCGTGCCGCTCCAGCCGAACCGGCTTACAGCATCTTTTCTCGCCTGCCTCGCCAGCCGGGCCGACAGCGCCGAGTTCCGTGCAAGCTTGACGAGTTTGTCGGCAAACGCCTGCGGCTTCCGGTAAGCGGTGACGAGCAGCCCGTTCCGGTGATGCCGGATAATTTCCGGAATCCCCCCGTTCCGGGACGCGACGCACGGCAGGCCCGACGCCATGGCCTCGACATTGACGAGTCCGAACGCCTCGTGGCGCTGCGACGGGCAGACGAAGCAGTCGCCGGAACGGTAAAATCCCGGCATTCCGCCGCGAGACACGTACCCTTTGAACGTGACCGGGACCCGCAGGGAAGCCGCAAGCCGCTTCAAATGCGCTTTATAGCCCGCTTTGTTGGTCCCTCCCGCTACCGTAATCCGCATTCCCGGCACCGATTTGCGCGCGATGCGCACGGCCTTCATCAGGACGGGCAGCCCTTTGCGCGGGATCAGCCGGCCTGCGAACAGGACGTTAAAGCCTTTACCGGACGATCTCCGTCTGCCGGACGGCCGGAAACGGTCCAGGTCGACGCCGAGATGAACGTAGGCGATCCGTCCGCGGAGCCGCGGAAACCGGGCGGACAGCGTGCGCTGCAGCGAACGGCTGTTGCCGACGATCATATCCGCCAGCCGCAGCTCCGCCGCAGCTTTCCGGACGGACGTCATCGGCGGCGAGACGAAGGTCATCGAGTGGAGGAAGACGGAAATCGTCGTTTTCGGAAAAGCCCTGCGCACGGCCGGAACGAAAGACGGCCGGTTGTCGATCTGGACGATGTCGAACCGCCTGCCGCCGACTTTTTTCAGCACCTTGGCAATATACTGCTTCTTCGAAGCTGCGGCGACGCGTAAAATCGTTAAATTGCCGTATACCGACCGGGACGGCAGTCCGTTTCGTTTGCGGCTGACGACCGTCACCCGGTGCCGGGATGGAAAGCGCCGCGAGATTT
This genomic window from Paenibacillus humicola contains:
- a CDS encoding glycosyltransferase family 4 protein, which gives rise to MLIIAPEQIPVPPPVGGSVEHSVYQISRRFPSRHRVTVVSRKRNGLPSRSVYGNLTILRVAAASKKQYIAKVLKKVGGRRFDIVQIDNRPSFVPAVRRAFPKTTISVFLHSMTFVSPPMTSVRKAAAELRLADMIVGNSRSLQRTLSARFPRLRGRIAYVHLGVDLDRFRPSGRRRSSGKGFNVLFAGRLIPRKGLPVLMKAVRIARKSVPGMRITVAGGTNKAGYKAHLKRLAASLRVPVTFKGYVSRGGMPGFYRSGDCFVCPSQRHEAFGLVNVEAMASGLPCVASRNGGIPEIIRHHRNGLLVTAYRKPQAFADKLVKLARNSALSARLARQARKDAVSRFGWSGTAARLARLYAAKVR
- a CDS encoding response regulator transcription factor, translating into MYKILLIEDEPNFARFVELELVHEGYAVQAASDGPAGLRLALESDWDLILLDVMLPGIDGFEVCRRIRGKSGSPVMLLTARDSVSDRVNGLDYGADDYLPKPFAIEELFARMRAILRRTRCGGDQPLAFRDLRLNPVSRSVTRNGVGIALTKREFDLLSVFMHNVNRILTRDALIDSVWGIDADVETNVVDVYVRYLRNKLSGCPEDGYIQTIRGIGYVMR